From Piliocolobus tephrosceles isolate RC106 chromosome 16, ASM277652v3, whole genome shotgun sequence, the proteins below share one genomic window:
- the CCDC92B gene encoding coiled-coil domain containing 92B, with product MDTVSLEHQIQSMQRHISFLKKEQMALLRDLHLEILRLQKRCSELTHDLEMREAQSHQQEAASRELESKCRALESQLEARAAANAELRREVAQREALVSALRCSLRTEERRFLEELRRRSHRATVLGTELQKHTEAAAYLSCQLHAARQRLQAPRPGPGAAAEPRLRRRAPRARRPPAAHEAAAKGPGRDWAAWDRGAGALDDADPMPDPALFLRSARRPLRPSVRSPRQPPPQEPPDRAGPQPAPSPPCPPSAPGDPE from the exons ATGGATACCGTGTCCCTGGAGCATCAGATCCAGAGCATGCAGCGCCACATCAGCTTCCTGAAAAAGGAGCAGATGGCCCTGCTGCGAGACCTGCACCTGGAGATCCTGAGGCTGCAGAAACGCTGCTCAG AACTGACCCATGACCTGGAAATGAGAGAGGCCCAATCTCACCAGCAAG AGGCGGCGTCACGGGAGCTGGAGAGCAAGTGCCGCGCGCTGGAGTCGCAGCTGGAGGCGCGGGCCGCGGCTAACGCGGAGCTGCGGCGGGAGGTGGCACAGCGCGAGGCTCTGGTGTCCGCGCTGCGCTGCAGCCTGCGCACCGAGGAGCGCCGCTTCCTGGAGGAGCTGCGCCGCCGCAGCCACCGCGCCACCGTGCTGGGCACCGAGCTGCAGAAGCACACCGAGGCGGCCGCCTACCTCTCCTGCCAGCTGCACGCGGCGCGCCAGAGACTGCAGGCCCCGCGCCCGGGCCCCGGGGCCGCAGCCGAGCCCCGGCTACGCCGCCGCGCACCACGGGCCCGCCGCCCGCCTGCTGCCCACGAGGCCGCCGCCAAGGGCCCTGGCCGGGACTGGGCCGCCTGGGACCGCGGGGCCGGCGCCCTGGACGACGCCGACCCGATGCCTGACCCCGCGCTCTTCCTCCGCAGCGCACGGAGGCCGCTGCGGCCCAGTGTCCGCAGCCCGCGCCAGCCGCCTCCGCAGGAGCCCCCGGACCGCGCCGGTCCGCAGCCCGCGCCCAGCCCGCCCTGCCCGCCCAGCGCGCCCGGGGACCCGGAGTAG